The window CCGACTTCGCCAAACACCAGCAGATCATGGGGCAATGGCCGATTGCGCAGGCTCGACATCACGGCCGCCATCAACGCCAGGTCGGATGCGGTTTCCAGCACCTTCACCCCGCCGACCACATTGAGGAACACGTCCTGATCGTGGGTCGGAATGCCACCATGACGGTGTAAAACCGCGAGCAACATTGCCAGACGATTCTGATCAAGCCCCAGCGTCACCCGACGCGGGTTGGCCAAGTGGCTGTCATCGACCAGTGCCTGCACCTCCACCAGCATCGGTCGCGTGCCCTCCCACGTTGCCATCACCACACTGCCCGGGACTTCTTCCTGGGCACGGGTAAGGAAAATCGCCGAAGGATTGGAGACTTCCTTCAGGCCTTTGTCCGTCATGCCGAACACACCCAGCTCGTTGACCGCACCGAAACGGTTTTTCACCGCCCGCAGCAAACGCAAACGCCCGTCGGATTCACCTTCGAAATACAGCACGGTATCGACCATATGTTCCAGCACGCGCGGGCCCGCCAGCGCGCCTTCCTTGGTGACGTGACCAACAAGGAAAATCGCTGTGCCGCTTTGCTTGGCATAGCGCACCAGCAACGCCGCACTTTCGCGCACTTGGGAAACGCCGCCCGGCGCCGATTGCAGTTGTTCAGTGAAGATTGTCTGGATCGAGTCGATCACCATCACCTTGGGCTTTTCCTGACGGGCGGTGGCGATGATGGTTTCGATACAGGTCTCGGTCATCACCCGCAACTGGTCCTGCGGCAAGCCGAGGCGACGGGCGCGCATGGCCACCTGCTGTTGGGATTCCTCGCCGGTGACGTACAGCGCTGGCATGCTCTTGGCGAGATTGCACAGGGTCTGCAACAGAATCGTCGACTTGCCGATCCCCGGATCACCGCCGATCAGCACCACCGAACCATCCACCAGACCACCGCCGAGCACGCGATCGAGTTCACCGGACGCGGTGGAAAAACGTGGAATCTCCTCGATGCTGACTTCGGCCAGGGTCTTGATCTGCGCCTGTTGCCCAGCCCAACCGGTGCGGCCGGTGGGCGCGGTGGCGCCGCCGCTCTCGATCATGGTTTCAGTGAGGGTGTTCCAGGCACCGCACTCGCCACACTGGCCGGCCCACTTGGGAAAGGTTGCGCCGCACTCGGTGCAGCCGTACATGCGCTTGGCCTTGGCCATCAGAACCCCCGACAAAAACCGCGATGATAACGCACGTGCCGCCAATCAGCGCGGCGCAGCAGTACGGATTTCCCCGTTGGCCAGACGCGCGGCGCTGTTGCCCAGCGGATCTTGCGCATCCAGGTCGGCACCTTTGGCCTTGAGGGCGTCGAGCAACTCCAGTCGCTTGAACAGACCGGCATACATAGCGGCCGTCTGACCGGCAGCGTTACGTTGGTCGGGGCTGCAATCGGTGGCCATCAAGCGTCGGGCAATCTGTAACTCACCCTTGAAAATCGCGCCCATCAACGCCGTGTTACCGCGCTGATCCTGAGCACAGGCGTCGGCCCCGGCGGCGAGCAATCGTTCCACCGCGGGTGCCTGCCCGTGATACGCCGCCAGAATCAGCGCGGTGTAACCCTTGTCATCGCGAGTGTCGAGGGAGTAACCCGATTCGATAAAGCTCTCGAGCATCGGCACATCACCACGCCGGGCAGCGTCGAAATAGTAGTTTTGCAACTGAAGTCTGATAGCGTCGGGGCTCTGCGCATCAGGTGCCGCCCACGCGTTGAATGACAAACAACCGGCCAACATTAAAAGACAGATACGCATCAGCGATCTCCTTGAGTGAAACGGGGCCTGAGTCAGGCCCCGCATCGCATGAGCCTCGAATCAGTCGACCAGTTTGGCCGCCAGTGCCTTGACTCGGCTGAGGTCACCCTTGGCCACCTCGGTCACGCCGGTGCCATATTCCGGATCGGCCTTATAAAGGAAGGACAGGATGATGTGCTTGCTCTCGTCATCGGTGCTGGCCAGCGAGCCACCGAAGCTGTCGATCAGATCGCGGCGTTCCTTTTTGCTGAACGAGCGATACAGATCACCGGCCTGCTTGAAGTTCTGTTCACGCTGGATCTTCGCTTGCTGAGTGCTACCCGACAGCGCCGACTGGCTGTAACGAGCGGTTTGCGTTTCTTCACGCGGTTGTACACGGCTCGGCTGATAGTTCACCCCGGAGCTGCTCGCGCCCACGTTCATCGCACCATCCTGATTGCCATTGTTCACCGCAACTTTCGGCGCATTGATCGGCAATTGCAGGGCGTTGGCGCCCAGGCGATACATTTGCGTATCGGCGTAAGAGAACACCCGACCTTGCAACAGACGGTCTTCCGAAGGCTCGATGCCTGGCACAACATTGGAAGGTGCCATCGCAACTTGCTCCGTCTCCTGAAAGACGTTTGCCGGATTACGGTTCAATACCATTTGTCCAACTTTTCGTTCCGGAATACCCGGCCAGATCTTTGTCGCATCCAGTGGATCGAAATCAAACTTCGACAAATCTTGTGGCTTCAGCACTTGAACGTACAAGTCCCATTTCGGGAAGTTACCCTTATTGATATTAGTGACCAAATCCGTCGTCATGTGACTGTAATCTTGCCCTTGAACCTTGACGACTTGTTTTGGCGTTAAGTTGTTAATTCCCTGCAAACTCTTCCAGTGAAACTTCACATAGTGAATTTCGCCTTTGGCATTCACCAACTTGTAAGCATGTACACCATTGCCATCCATCTCTCGATAACTGGCTGGAGTTCCCGAATTGGAATACAACTCGGTCAGCGTACGCGTGGCTTCCGGTACGTGAGAGAAGAAGTCGAAGCGGCGCGAGTCGTCATCCAGGTTAGTGCGCGGGTCGGGTTTGAACGCATGCACCATGTCCGGGAACTTGATTGCATCACGAATAAAGAAGGTCGGAAAATTGTTGCCGACCAGGTCCCAGTTGCCATCGGCGGTGTAGAACTTGGTGGCGAAACCACGCGGGTCCCGCAGGGTTTCCGGAGAGTGGTTGCCATGCACCACGGCGGAAAACCGCACGAATACAGGCGTGCTCTGGCCGGCGGCAAAGACCTTGGCCTTGCTCAGGTCGCCAAGGTCATTGGTCACGGTGAAAGTGCCATGGGCGCCGGTGCCACGGGCGTGAACCACGCGCTCCGGGATGCGCTCGCGGTCGAAACGCTGCAGTTTCTGGATCAGTTGCACATCCTGCAGCAGCACCGGGCCATTGGCACCTGCGGTTTGCGAGTTCTGGTTGTCGCCAACTGCTGCACCGTTATCGCGGGTCAGGGGAGCGGCCTGCACGGAGAAGGTCAGCAGGCTGGCGGTGAGTAAGCCAATCGTACGGCGATGGGGAAAAGCCCCCTGTCCAAGAGCGGAATTCATATCAGGATCCTCTGGTTTTTTTG of the Pseudomonas sp. Seg1 genome contains:
- the radA gene encoding DNA repair protein RadA; translation: MAKAKRMYGCTECGATFPKWAGQCGECGAWNTLTETMIESGGATAPTGRTGWAGQQAQIKTLAEVSIEEIPRFSTASGELDRVLGGGLVDGSVVLIGGDPGIGKSTILLQTLCNLAKSMPALYVTGEESQQQVAMRARRLGLPQDQLRVMTETCIETIIATARQEKPKVMVIDSIQTIFTEQLQSAPGGVSQVRESAALLVRYAKQSGTAIFLVGHVTKEGALAGPRVLEHMVDTVLYFEGESDGRLRLLRAVKNRFGAVNELGVFGMTDKGLKEVSNPSAIFLTRAQEEVPGSVVMATWEGTRPMLVEVQALVDDSHLANPRRVTLGLDQNRLAMLLAVLHRHGGIPTHDQDVFLNVVGGVKVLETASDLALMAAVMSSLRNRPLPHDLLVFGEVGLSGEVRPVPSGQERLKEAAKHGFKRAIVPKGNAPKEAPAGLQIIAVTRLEQALDALFE
- a CDS encoding ankyrin repeat domain-containing protein → MRICLLMLAGCLSFNAWAAPDAQSPDAIRLQLQNYYFDAARRGDVPMLESFIESGYSLDTRDDKGYTALILAAYHGQAPAVERLLAAGADACAQDQRGNTALMGAIFKGELQIARRLMATDCSPDQRNAAGQTAAMYAGLFKRLELLDALKAKGADLDAQDPLGNSAARLANGEIRTAAPR
- the katB gene encoding catalase KatB, with the translated sequence MNSALGQGAFPHRRTIGLLTASLLTFSVQAAPLTRDNGAAVGDNQNSQTAGANGPVLLQDVQLIQKLQRFDRERIPERVVHARGTGAHGTFTVTNDLGDLSKAKVFAAGQSTPVFVRFSAVVHGNHSPETLRDPRGFATKFYTADGNWDLVGNNFPTFFIRDAIKFPDMVHAFKPDPRTNLDDDSRRFDFFSHVPEATRTLTELYSNSGTPASYREMDGNGVHAYKLVNAKGEIHYVKFHWKSLQGINNLTPKQVVKVQGQDYSHMTTDLVTNINKGNFPKWDLYVQVLKPQDLSKFDFDPLDATKIWPGIPERKVGQMVLNRNPANVFQETEQVAMAPSNVVPGIEPSEDRLLQGRVFSYADTQMYRLGANALQLPINAPKVAVNNGNQDGAMNVGASSSGVNYQPSRVQPREETQTARYSQSALSGSTQQAKIQREQNFKQAGDLYRSFSKKERRDLIDSFGGSLASTDDESKHIILSFLYKADPEYGTGVTEVAKGDLSRVKALAAKLVD